The Chanodichthys erythropterus isolate Z2021 chromosome 12, ASM2448905v1, whole genome shotgun sequence genome contains a region encoding:
- the LOC137032851 gene encoding CD209 antigen-like protein C, translating into MELDPIYQNFECRNTEDTSGPQTLNHRQDEGKDEKRRGRCLVLMTVCLGLICVLLLVIIIFITAERESLFKSYKNTVEEFNQTINSLQDNYTDLTQKKLELETRVNDLTAEKSQLQRSADTLSQKNLELESKVTSLSDELTREASKRGFFFISSELNWSESRKYCRDRGADLVIINTEEKQRFISSFVKDRVWIGLSDIETEGRMIWVDNKPLNQEFWFRDQPDDYEGDEDCVELIPTQDPGNNWNDLPCSRKRKGICEKN; encoded by the exons ATGGAATTAGACCCTATTTATCAGAATTTTGAATGCAGAAATACTGAGGACACATCTGGACCTCAAACACTGAATCACAGGCAGGATGAAGGAAAAGATGAAAAGCGCA GAGGAAGATGTTTGGTGTTGATGACAGTGTGTCTCGGGCTCATTTGTGTTCTTCTGCtggtcatcatcatcttcatcacagCAGAGAGAGAATCTCTGTTCAAGAGTTACAAGAACACAGTTGAAGAGTTCAATCAGACCATCAACAGCTTACAGGACAATTACACTGATCTAACACAGAAGAAACTGGAGCTGGAGACCAGAGTCAATGATCTCACTGCTGAGAAAAGTCAGTTACAGAGAAGCGCTGACACTTTGAGTCAGAAGAATCTGGAGTTAGAAAGCAAAGTCACATCTTTGAGTGATGAACTGACCAGAGAAGCATCTAAACGAG gtttttttttcatatcCAGTGAGTTGAACTGGTCTGAGAGCAGGAAGTACTGCAGGGATCGAGGAGCTGATCTGGTCATTATCAACACTGAAGAGAAGCAG AGGTTCATATCTTCATTCGTCAAGGACAGAGTGTGGATTGGTTTGTCTGACATTGAGACTGAAGGCAGAATGATCTGGGTGGATAATAAACCACTAAATCAAGA GTTTTGGTTCAGAGATCAGCCGGATGACTATGAGGGAGATGAGGACTGTGTTGAACTGATCCCTACACAAGACCCTGGGAACAACTGGAATGATCTGCCATGCTCTCGCAAGAGGAAAGGGATTTGTGAGAAGAACTAG